A region from the Phycodurus eques isolate BA_2022a chromosome 12, UOR_Pequ_1.1, whole genome shotgun sequence genome encodes:
- the cmklr2 gene encoding chemerin-like receptor 2, which produces MDDSVEDYGNYSYDYYLEYGDIEELKVDHRQKEAMHIISVVIYIISFVLGLIGNGTVIWVTGCKSKRTVNSVWLLNLALADFVFVLFLPFYIDYILQDFHWDFGVAMCKINSFVLVMNMYASVLFLTVLSVDRYVSLVFHNWSQRSRTVARAWLTSACIWVTAVIMSCPALIFRDTVRLQDKVVCFNNFHIQDGQSAAAKHILIVSIRTTVGFLLPFSAICVTGILLTVRVNQSQGSVHVTSFTKTVNAMILAFFLCWAPFHIFSLMELSLHSSLYLHNVLKMGFPLATSLGFFHSCINPVLYVLLGKKVRLILKRGCLDITKSSLRELSQSVSATEVESVPGAPPDQDSAPEEPVASSTL; this is translated from the coding sequence ATGGACGACTCCGTTGAGGACTATGGAAACTACAGCTACGACTACTACCTGGAGTATGGTGACATCGAAGAACTTAAAGTAGACCACAGGCAGAAAGAAGCGATGCACATTATTTCTGTCGTCATCTACATCATTTCCTTTGTACTGGGTCTGATTGGAAACGGGACTGTGATTTGGGTGACCGGATGCAAGAGCAAACGGACTGTCAACAGCGTCTGGCTGCTCAATCTGGCGCTGGCCGACTTTGTCTTTGTGCTCTTCCTCCCCTTCTACATTGACTACATCCTGCAAGACTTTCACTGGGATTTTGGTGTCGCCATGTGTAAGATTAATTCTTTTGTGTTGGTCATGAACATGTACGCGAGCGTTCTGTTTCTTACAGTGCTCAGCGTGGACAGATATGTCTCGTTGGTCTTTCACAACTGGTCTCAGAGGTCCCGAACGGTCGCTAGAGCCTGGCTCACGAGCGCTTGCATATGGGTCACGGCCGTCATCATGAGCTGCCCGGCGCTCATCTTTCGAGACACGGTGCGCTTACAGGACAAAGTGGTGTGCTTCAACAACTTCCACATACAGGATGGACAGTCAGCAGCTGCAAAACACATTCTAATAGTCTCCATTCGTACAACAGTGGGCTTCCTCTTGCCGTTCTCTGCTATATGCGTGACGGGGATTCTTCTGACAGTGAGGGTGAACCAATCCCAAGGCTCCGTTCACGTGACTAGCTTCACCAAAACAGTCAACGCCATGATTCTGGCCTTCTTTTTATGCTGGGCCCCTTTCCACATCTTTAGCCTGATGGAGCTATCCTTACATTCCTCGCTCTATCTACATAACGTGCTGAAAATGGGATTTCCTCTGGCCACCAGCTTAGGCTTTTTCCATAGCTGCATTAACCCAGTGCTCTATGTGCTTCTGGGTAAAAAGGTCCGTCTCATCCTGAAGCGCGGATGCCTGGACATAACTAAAAGCTCACTAAGAGAACTCAGCCAGTCCGTGTCGGCCACTGAGGTGGAATCTGTGCCAGGAGCCCCTCCCGACCAGGACAGTGCACCAGAAGAGCCTGTGGCCTCATCAACTCTGTGA